Below is a genomic region from Rhizobium sp. 9140.
CCAGCGACGGCAGGACGGCAGACCATGCGGGCGACCGCGTGGAGCCGTCGTCCGCTCTGGATACGGGAACGCTGGGCAAGGCGATGGCTGTGCTCGAACTTGTGGTCAATGCCGACAGGCCGCTTCGCTTCACCGACATCCACGCGCTCTCGCGCCAGCCACGCGGGACGCTGCATCGGCATCTGTCGCATCTGGTCGAGGAAGGCCTGCTGTTTCAGCGTGCGGACCTCGCCTACGAGCCGGGCCTGAGGCTGTTGTCGTTTGCGCACCGGGCATGGTCGCGCAACGATCTCCGGCGAATCGCCCGGCCACATCTCGATCGTCTTCACGCGGAAACGGGCGAAACGGTTCATCTGGGTGTCCTTCGGACGACCGACATCATCTATCTGGACAAGGTGGAAAGTCGCCAGACGGTGCGGATGGAGAGCCAGATCGGCCGGGTTTCACCGGCCTATTGCACGGGGTTGGGTAAGGCCGCACTTTCGGTTCTGCCACCTGCGCGGCTGGATGCGAGCCTCGCGCGCATCTCCTATCACCCCTTCACGGCCAATACGCACCGGTCGCGAGGCGCGCTGATGGCCGACCTCGAACGGATCCGCGGACGAGGATATGCGATCGATGCGGAGGAACATGAAGTCGAGATCCACTGTGTCGCCGCGCCGGTCTCCTCCGGAGACAAGGCTTGCGAGAGCCACGGAATTGTCGGAGGCATTTCGGTGACGGGACCGGCATATCGCGTGACGATCCGTCAATTGGAGGCATGGTCGGGACTTGTCAGAGACGTGGCGAATTCCATCTCTCACGATGCGGGTGTCGGTCTCTGTCCGGTGTCTGCGCCCGACCGGTGAGGAGGACGTTCGAACGCCGGTCGTGTGTCATTATCAGACCAATTGCTAAGGGGGTGCTAGACGTCACACGGACTTTATTTATAGTGGAACGGCAGCGGATCTGGCAAAAAAGCCCACCGGAATCGTTTCAGATGGTGGAACTTGGTGCATGCCACAATGTTGAAGTGCACTGTCGCAATCATAATCACTCAAAGGAATATTCATGGGTTCGAGGAGCGTCTCGCCCGAGATTGTCGTTTCCGGCAACAGCTGGACGATCGGCCACCTGGATCAGGAAGGCGATGTCCGCAGCTTGTTCGAGAGCAT
It encodes:
- a CDS encoding IclR family transcriptional regulator, which encodes MAVLELVVNADRPLRFTDIHALSRQPRGTLHRHLSHLVEEGLLFQRADLAYEPGLRLLSFAHRAWSRNDLRRIARPHLDRLHAETGETVHLGVLRTTDIIYLDKVESRQTVRMESQIGRVSPAYCTGLGKAALSVLPPARLDASLARISYHPFTANTHRSRGALMADLERIRGRGYAIDAEEHEVEIHCVAAPVSSGDKACESHGIVGGISVTGPAYRVTIRQLEAWSGLVRDVANSISHDAGVGLCPVSAPDR